A window of Streptomyces profundus genomic DNA:
AGATCGGCCTTGGTGAGGATCAGCAGCGGTTCGAGGCCCGCGTCGAAGGCCGCCACCAGGCAGCGGTCGATCAGCCGGGGCCTGGGCTCGGGGTCGGCCAGCGCCGTGACGATGGCCAGCTGGTCGGCGTTGGCGACCACCACCCGCTCGAAGGGGTCGTCGTCGTCCGCCGTGCGCCGCAGCGTGGAGCTGCGCTCCTCGACGCGCACCACCCGGGCCAGGGTGTCCCGGGTGCCGGAGAGATCGCCCACCACCGCGACCCGGTCCCCGACCACCACGCTCTTCCGGCCCAGCTCCCGCGCCTTCATGGCCACCACGCGGCGCTCGTGGACCAGGCAGGTGATCCGACCGCGGTCCACGGTCAGCACGAAGCCCTCGGCCGCGTCCTCGTGCGCCGGCCGGCGGTGGGTGCGCGGCCTGGTGTTCCGGCGGCTGGGGCGAAAGGGGACGTCGTCCTCGTCCGTGTGCTTGCCGTAGCGACGCATCGCCGCCCGCCCCGCGCCTAGTCCCTCGCCCCTGCCGCCCCTGGCCCCTCGGGGGCCAGCATGCCGTGCCACAGCTCGGGGAAGTCCGGCATGGTCTTGCCCGTGGTGGCGATGTTCTCCACCTCGATGTCCTTCACCACCAGGCCGAGCAGCGCGCCCGCCGTGGCCAGCCGGTGGTCCTCGTAGGTGCGGAAGACGCCGCCGTGCAGCGGGCGCGGGCGGATGCGCAGCCCGTCCTCCGTCTCGGTGACATCGCCGCCCAGCGCGTTGATCTCCTCGGTGAGCGCGGCCAGCCGGTCCGTCTCGTGCAGCCGCAGATGGCCGACGCCACGCAGGGTGGACTCCCCCTCGGCCAGCGCCGCGACGGCGGCGATGCCGGGGGTCAGCTCCCCCACCTCGCTCAGATCCGCGTCGATGCCCAGCACCCGACCGCTGCCCGTGAAGGTCAGCCCCCGCTCGTCCAGCTCGCAGACGCCGCCCATCTCCGTGAAGAGGCGACGCAGCGCGTCCCCCGGCTGCGTGGTGCGGGCCGGCCAGTCGGGGATGGTGACCCGGCCGCCCGTGATCAGCGCGGCGGCCAGGAACGGCTGGGCGTTGGAGAGATCGGGCTCGATCACCAGATCGCGGCCGAGCAGCGCGCCCGCCGTGACCCGCCACACGTTGGGCTCGCCCCCCGAATCCGGGGTGTCCACCTGGGCGCCGGCCCGGCGCAGCATGTCGACGGTCATCCGGATATGCGGCAGCGAGGGCAGCCGCTCGCCCACATGCCGGACCTCGACGCCCTGGTTGAAGCGCGGCGCCGACAACAGCAGCGCGCTGATGAACTGCGAGGACGACGAGGCGTCGAGGGACACCCGGCCGCCGTCCAGCGATCCCGCGCCCAGCACCGTCATCGGCAGCGAGCCGCGCCCCTCGTCGTCGATCCGCGCGCCCAGCACCCGCAGCGCGTCGATCACCCCGTGCAACGGGCGCTCGTACGACCGGGCGTCGCCGTCGAAGCGGACGGGCCCCTCGGCGAGCGCGGCCAGCGGAGGCAGAAAGCGCATCACCGTGCCCGCGTTGCCCACGTCCACCCGGGCCGGGGCCTGCGGACTGGCCGGGAACACCCGCCACGCCTCGCCCCGCCCCTCGGGCAGCCCGGAGACGGCGGAGCTGGAGGAGACCGTCTCCTCGATGGCGATGCCGAGGGAGCGGAGCGCCTCGGCCATCAGCAGGGTGTCCCGGGAGCGCAGCGGGCGGCGCAGCCAGCCGGGGTCGGCGGCCAGCGCCGCCAGGATCAGGGCGCGGTTGGTGACCGACTTGGAGCCGGGCACCGTCACGGTCGCGTCCACCGCGCCTGAGGCGAAAGGCGCGGGCCAGTGGGCCAGGGTCTCACTGCGATCGGTCATGGCCCTCACTCTAGTGCGTGACAGACCGTGATCGTCGGTGTTCAACGGTCAAGCAGCCACCCCGCGCCACCGATCAACGAGGCGAACGTGACCGCGTGAAAGAGGATCAGCCAGGCGAGGGCCGGCACATTGGTCAGCCGGGCGAGCTGGTCGGCGTCCGAATCGCGCGCCGCGCCCCTGCGCCGCTTCGTCTGTAGCTCGAAGACCGGGCGCACCCCGCCCAACAGCAGGAACCACACGACCAGATAGGCGAAGGCGGCCTGCACCTCCGGCTCGGTGAGCCAGGAGACCAGCAGGAACAGCGCACAGGTGAGCAGCACGGTCAGCAGGCCGTAGGCGTTGCGCACCATCACCAGCAGGGCGAGCAGCAGCGCCGTGGCCCCCCACAGCAGCGCCGTGATCCGCCCCTCGCCGAGCAGCGCGGCGCCGCCGAGACCCAGCAGCGAGGGGGCCGTGTAGCCGGCCGCCGCGGTGAGGACCATGCCGATCCCGGTGGGTTTGCCCCGGGAAACGGTCAGCCCTGAAGTGTCCGAATGCAGCCGGATCCCCTCAAGGCGCCGCCCGCTGAGCAACGCCACCAGGCCGTGCCCGCCCTCGTGCGCGATGGTGATGGTGTTCCGGGCCAACCGCCACGCGCCGAACGGCACGACCGCCGCCAACGCGACGACGGCCGTCCCGACTATGAGCCACAACTCGGGGGTGGGCTGGGTCCCGGTGACCCGATCCCACAGCTCCTCGAAATCCGCGATGTCCATGACTGCCCAACCCTAGCCCCGCCCCACCCGGCGGAGAACGAGGCGTCCTAACGACTCCGGAGGACGGAAGAAACGGTTCGGTCAAGGGGGCGCACGTTGGGCCACCCGCAGGACGCCATTCACCCCAATGCCTCACATCCCGGAGGGGCCAGCCTCGTTGGCGGGATGTGACCGCACTGCCACGCGAGGGCGAGGACCGCGACCGATGATGCACGACTCCCGAAGCGCGACCTGGTCGCCCGGCACGGAGGACACGGGCGTCTTCCTGCCCCCCGATCTCCATCCGGTCGCCGGCGGCTGGGGCTTCGCCGACGAGACGGCGCGGCTCACCGACCTGCTGAAGCAGGACGAGCTGCCGACGCAGCCGCCGCCCCGCCACCGCCGGGCCAGGACCCGGGTGCCCGCCGCCCGGGAGCCCGCCAAGGTGCGGTGGCTGCGCTGGGCGAGCCTGTTCCTGGCCGCGCTGGCCGCCGTGCTGGTGGCGATGCTCAGCGTTCTCGGCGGGCTGGTGAGCTACCAGCCGCTGCGCGAGGCGGCGGCCCCGGGACAGTCGCATCTGCTGAACGCCTACTGGCCGCTGCTGGTCTACGGGCCCTGGCTGGTCGCCTCGCTCTGCATCCTGCGCGGCGCCCTGCACCAGCGCACCACCCGGCACTCCTGGGTCGTGGTGGTGCTCTTCTCCGGCCTCGCCGTCTGCCTCTGTGTGGCCCAGGCGCCGCTGACCGCGGTGGACATCGCGGTGGCCGCCGTGCCCCCGATCTCCGCGCTGGTCGCCTTCCACCAGATCGTCCGGCAGTTGACGCTGACCAACCCGCCCCGGCACGCCCTGCCCCGGCAGCGCACGGGCCACCACCGGGCCTGACCGCCGCCGGCGGCGGGTGCGGCGGGCCGGAGCACCCTTACCCCTCTGCGGGCAACTCACCGGCCCCGCCGCGCCGTTGCCCGCACCCCGCCACACGAACAAAGAGGACGAAAGCCCGCGCGCCGCCGTGGATCCCGATGCCAGGGCCCGGCGCGCCGGCCGCCCGCTCACGTTCCGTATATCCCCGGACACCCGCGACCCGGCCCCGACCGGCATCCGTCGGCGCCGCGCCGGACGGGGCGCCCTCCGCGCCGCGCCCCCTCGCCCGGCGCGCCAACCGACCAGGCCGGGCCCGGAAGTTGTCGCCAGGGAACGGATAACTGGCCGGAGAACGCCGAAGGCCCGACCGCGTCGCCGCGAGCCGGGCCTTGGTTCCTGGGGTGAGTGACGGGACTTGAACCCGCGGCCACCTGGACCACAACCAGGTGCTCTACCAACTGAGCTACACCCACCACGACCAGCTTGGGCAGTGTGCACCGGTGGCCCACTAGGGGCTCCACCTGCTGCGCACCGCCGCCAACCGCTCCACAAGTGTACAGGCTCGGGGAGGGTGCTCGCGCCCGCCATTAGCCGGGGGGCACCTGCTGGGCGGCGATCCGCCGGGCCGTCTCGGAGTCCGGCCCCGGCTGCGGAACGAAGATCGCCTCGCGGTAGTAGCGCAGCTCGGCGATGGACTCCCTGATGTCCGCCAGCGCGCGGTGGTTGCCGCTCTTCTGCGGGCTGTTGAAGTACGCCCTGGGATACCAGCGCCTGGCCAGCTCCTTGACCGAGGACACATCGATCACGCGGTAGTGGAGATGCCCTTCGAGCGCGGGCATGTCCCTGGCGAGGAAGCCCCGGTCGGTGCCGATGGTGTTCCCGCAGAGCGGGCTCTTGCCCGCCTCGGGGGCCTCCGAGCGGACGTACTCAAGGACCAGCTCCTCGGCCTCGGCGAGCGTGCGCCCGCCCGGCAGCTCGTCGAGCAGCCCCGAGGCCGTATGCATGGCGCGCACCACCTCGGGCATCGAGTCCAGCGCCGCGTCCGGCGGACGGATCACCACGTCCACCCCCTCGCCCAGCACATTCAGCTCGGAGTCGGTCACCAGGGCGGCGACCTCCACGAGCGCGTCGTCGGCCAGCGAGAGACCGGTCATCTCGCAGTCGATCCACACCATGCGATCGTTCATGCGAACAACCTTACGTCGCGCACCGCGACGGGCCCGTCGCGGTCCATCCGCTCCGGGCCCGTGTTGGCACGTACTCGCCGCTCCCCCCTCAGCGCTCCGGGCGTGGACGCTGCCCCGGCACCCGGGGCGTGTAGCCGTCCGTGAGCGGCTTGTTACGGCTGGAGCCGTCCTGCTGCCGCGCCCGGTAGGCGGCGCGGTACGCCGCCGGGGAGGCGCCCAACTGCCGCCGGAAGTGGCCGCGCAGAGCCACCGGACTGCGGAAGCCGCAGCGCCCCGCGACCTCGTCGACCGAGTAGTCCGACACCTCCAGCAGCCGCTGCGCCTGGAGCACCCGTTGGGTGATCAGCCACTGCAACGGCGCGCTGCCGGTGAGCGAACGGAATCTCCGGTCGAAGGTGCGCCGACTC
This region includes:
- a CDS encoding M50 family metallopeptidase produces the protein MDIADFEELWDRVTGTQPTPELWLIVGTAVVALAAVVPFGAWRLARNTITIAHEGGHGLVALLSGRRLEGIRLHSDTSGLTVSRGKPTGIGMVLTAAAGYTAPSLLGLGGAALLGEGRITALLWGATALLLALLVMVRNAYGLLTVLLTCALFLLVSWLTEPEVQAAFAYLVVWFLLLGGVRPVFELQTKRRRGAARDSDADQLARLTNVPALAWLILFHAVTFASLIGGAGWLLDR
- the aroA gene encoding 3-phosphoshikimate 1-carboxyvinyltransferase encodes the protein MTDRSETLAHWPAPFASGAVDATVTVPGSKSVTNRALILAALAADPGWLRRPLRSRDTLLMAEALRSLGIAIEETVSSSSAVSGLPEGRGEAWRVFPASPQAPARVDVGNAGTVMRFLPPLAALAEGPVRFDGDARSYERPLHGVIDALRVLGARIDDEGRGSLPMTVLGAGSLDGGRVSLDASSSSQFISALLLSAPRFNQGVEVRHVGERLPSLPHIRMTVDMLRRAGAQVDTPDSGGEPNVWRVTAGALLGRDLVIEPDLSNAQPFLAAALITGGRVTIPDWPARTTQPGDALRRLFTEMGGVCELDERGLTFTGSGRVLGIDADLSEVGELTPGIAAVAALAEGESTLRGVGHLRLHETDRLAALTEEINALGGDVTETEDGLRIRPRPLHGGVFRTYEDHRLATAGALLGLVVKDIEVENIATTGKTMPDFPELWHGMLAPEGPGAAGARD
- a CDS encoding DUF2637 domain-containing protein yields the protein MMHDSRSATWSPGTEDTGVFLPPDLHPVAGGWGFADETARLTDLLKQDELPTQPPPRHRRARTRVPAAREPAKVRWLRWASLFLAALAAVLVAMLSVLGGLVSYQPLREAAAPGQSHLLNAYWPLLVYGPWLVASLCILRGALHQRTTRHSWVVVVLFSGLAVCLCVAQAPLTAVDIAVAAVPPISALVAFHQIVRQLTLTNPPRHALPRQRTGHHRA
- the orn gene encoding oligoribonuclease; translated protein: MNDRMVWIDCEMTGLSLADDALVEVAALVTDSELNVLGEGVDVVIRPPDAALDSMPEVVRAMHTASGLLDELPGGRTLAEAEELVLEYVRSEAPEAGKSPLCGNTIGTDRGFLARDMPALEGHLHYRVIDVSSVKELARRWYPRAYFNSPQKSGNHRALADIRESIAELRYYREAIFVPQPGPDSETARRIAAQQVPPG